GTCGTGCTCGCCGCTAATCTCACTGGGCTGTTCAGCGAAGCGCCGTACCAGGTCCTCGAAAATGAAGCTCATCTCGTGGACGGAGAGAGCCGGTCCCATGTCCAAGTGATGGAATCGGCCAACGACGTGGTAGAGCAGATCAGAATCGGTTAGACGCTTTACCGTGGCGTCGAATCCGAAGCGCTCGAACACCTGCTGGATATTTTGGGAGAAGCTGCGCACATAGTCGAGCAGAAGCCGCTCGGCCATCTGCGGACCATTGGTGACGGTGTCCCCCAGAGTGAAGCGGCTGGTGTTGTAGAAAGGGTGGCCGGAGGCATCCCGCAGCACAGCGTCCGAATCTGCGGAGCCGTGATCCAGGCTCTCTACGGCGTCGAGAACGCTGCGCCGGGTTGGCATAAGAAGACAGTCGAGGCGGCGAAGCACAGTGAACGGCAATAACACCCTGCCGTAGTCTGACCTCTTAAAGTCGCCGCGCAGTAGGTCAGCAACTGACCATATGAGTCTCGATAGCTGCGTCACCGAATCACTCATGCGTTCCCCCATCCTTGACGCGCGGTTCTTCCGCCCTCACCTGCTGTCTCCCACGGTTGGTCTTGAGGAGCCTACGTGGACGGGCACCACCGAGGTGAGCAACAGGCCCGTCGACGGGCGGTGATCAGGAGACGCCGACACCGGCGTGACCGAATAGAGTGGCACCGCTCTGCTGGCTCGATCACGTCGCGAGCATCGGCCCCCGAACGGATGGTTGTGGTGACAGGTTCAGAACGGCCGGGTTTGCCCCGGCTGACGGTGGTCGGCTCTGCCGACACCTCCGGCGGCTCGCAAGGAGGGTGGGCACTCGTCACCGACGGCACGGCACCGCTCACGGTGGGTGGGATGGTCGCGGGCGGGTTTGGAGTTGAGGCCGCGAAGTCGTTCCTGGCGGACGAGCCCTCTGGGCGATGGTGGTTCGTCCTGGCCTTCGTCGCAGGGCTTGCGCTCGTTGCTCTGGGGCTGTGGCTGAGGAGCCGAGCACGCCGCCAGGTGCGGGTCGGCATCGTGGTCACCGCGACGGATGCTCGTCGCGGGCTGGCATGGGCCCAGCAGCTGGACCAGCAGGCGGAGACGTTCAGCCGGAGCACGTGCACGGTAACCCTGAAGACCAGCATCGAGTTGCCCGGTGGCGGCGTCTGGGACCGGCAACTGGTCGACGCCCTGGCCGATGAGACGTTGTCGGCGACGACGATGGCGGAGCGCCTGACACCCGACGCCGTCCGGATCAATCTGATCCCGACCATGCCGCTGCATGTCGCGTTCTGGTTCGGCGCCCGGTTGGGGTACACCCACGCTCGCGAGGTCATGGTGCACGCCATCCGCCAAGCGGACGGGGCACCGGCATACTTTCCGGCGACCTCGCTGCGCGCGATCGACTCCAGCATGGAGCCGCTGACCGTCGACCGGCTGGAGGCCATCGACGAGGGCGACCCGAACAGGGCTGCCCTCGCGCTGGATCTGCAGGGCCGCGGAGACCAGTTCTTCGACCAGGTGGTGGCGGCGTGCCGCCAGCACGGCATCGGCTACCTACTCCGGCTCCGGAATGCCTCCTCGCGGTTGGCCGAGGACAGCTCGACCTTCACCGGTGTGGTGGAGCAGACCTGTCGGGCCTGGCGCGAGGCGCCGCTGCCAGCTGGCGCTCGAACCGGCCGGCACGCGATCTTCCTCAGCGGACCCGTCGCGATCGCGGTAGCGCTCGGTGCTCGGCTCGCGTCGCCGGAGCACGGCCGGTGGACCGCTTTCACGTTCGACGCGGCCAGTAACACCTATGAGCCCTTCCCGGCCCCGGCTTCCGTCTAAGTCCGAGCCAGGACGGAGGCCACCGGCACGGTGCCAGCGCGAGCCTGGCCGGAGTTGTCGGTGGGGACGGTTACGCTTCTCACGAAGACGCCGCTGGACGGTTGCGACGCTGGTCATGGCCCATCCATGACTCTGGTTGACCTGGACGAGGCGTTCCATGGGTATCCGCAGAGAAAGGGAATCCCCGATGAGCCTCGGCGCGGCGTTCGACGCCTTCCAGAAGCAGGTGGACGCGGATTCGACGCAGGTTAAGGAGGCCCGCGAGCGGCGCGAGACGTTCAAGAGCGCGTTGGGCGCGGAGTCCGACGTCGTCGAGGTCTGGGGCTCGGGCTCCTTGCGGCGCAGCACGCACATCGGCCCGAAGATCCACGACCTGGACCTGGTTGTCGTGTTCGACCTGGACGAACATCCAGGGTGGGGTGAGCCCGGCGACTCGGCCGCTGACGCCCTCGACGTGCTGGGCGGCAAGGTCAACAAGCTGCTCGGCGCCACCAACGGCACCGTGGAGAAGCTGGTCCGCATTGCCAGCCCGCGCAACCACGCGGTCAAGTGCTTCATCGACCTGCCGGACGACGACGATGGGTTCACCGTGGACGCGATGCCCGCGCTCAAGTACAACGGTGCCCTGCTCATCCCGGAGAAGAACTCCTCCAACTGGATTTCGGCTAACCCGCAGTACCTGGTCGAGGAGGTCAAGAAGCGCAACGCGGACTGGGACTACTTCCTGCGCATGGTCCGGGTGCTCAAGGCGTGGCGGAAGCGCGCCGAGGTGGAGGGCAAGGTCAAGTCCTTGGTGATGGAGGTCCTCGCCCTGCACTACCTGCCGGGTGGGTTTTCGCGCCCGGAGGCCCTCAAGCGGTTCTTCACGGCGGCGGCGACCGCGGTCGGGAACGGGCCGGTCATGGATCCCGCGGGATTGTGCGGCGAGATCCAGCCCAAACTGGACCGGATCGGCCTGTGCGAATCGCTGCTGAACGCCGCCGACCTCGCCGATCAGGCGTGCGACGCGGCCGACGAAGGCCACACCGACGACGCCAGGAAGCTGTGGCGGGAGGTGTTCGGCGCCGACTTCCCAGCGCCGCAGGGGAAGCCCAAGACCAGTCCCGCCCTGATCGTTCCGGCGGTGGCGCCGCGCCCGATCAAGGACGCCCCGCAGGGCTGACCCAGACCATGACTGCGCTGCGCGACATCGCGCCGATCAACTGGTGGGACGCAGAACCGGCCCGCTTTGCGCGAGATCGGGAGGAGGTCACCGCTCGGTTCCCGGACCTCACCTGGACGCCGGACGGCGCGGGCGGCTGGGTAGGGCGGCTCCCCATGTGGCCCCTGGAGCGGCCGGAGCCACCTGGCCTGTCACGCCTTCTCGGCGGCGCGGGCCTGGAAGTGGTCATCGCCTACCGGCAGGCGTACCCGATGGTGCCGCCCCGGATCTACCCCGTCGTCCCGCGGCCGGAACCGGTCGAGTGCACCCAGCACCGGTGGCACGTCAACGGTGACGGCAGCCTGTGCCAGTTCCAGACCGACACCGCTTGGGATCCCCGTGACTCGATCTGCGATCTCCTCCTGAAGGCCGCGGCCTGGCGAGTCGAATACGCCCTGATGAAGGCCGGAGTACTGGAGCAGATGACGTTGCACGGGATCGTGAGCGACCCGGCCCTCGACGACGTCATCACTACCGCCAGCGAGAAACCCGAGGACGACGACGGCGCCGTGGTGCCGGAGCCCACCGGGACCGCCGAATGACCAGCACTCTGCTCTTGCTACCCCGCGACGGACTCCGCTACCTCACCACGGCCAACGCCGGCACGTCGGGGAGCATCAGGTTCAAACGCTCCGAGACCGACGACCTGCTCCTGATCAGCTTCATCCGCACCGCAACCGCCGGGTACCAGCTGATGCTGGAGCCCAAAGCCCACCCCATGAACTCCGGGCTCACCGGCGGGGAGGGATTCTGGTTCCGGGTACCGGTGGAGCTGCACGAGTGGTGGTACGGGATCACCCGACGGGGTGACTACGTCGGGGTGCCGTTCGACGAGTTCGCCAAGCGGCTCCCCAAGCCACTCGCCGACCCTGGCGCCATTGGGTACGTCGTGCTGACCTACGCACCGGACGCAGACGAGCCGCCCTGGGACGAGACACCTATCTCCCGACTCGCGGCGTGGTGGGTGACGCGAACGGGAGTGTTCGGAGCCTCGGTAGCCGTCGAGCCGGAGACCACCGGCATCATGCAACTGCACCCTCACTGGCCGGTAGCCGACTTGTCGGCCGTCACGGTCATGGTGGTCGGTGTTGGCAGCATCGGGGGAGCAGCAGCTACCGCGCTCGCCGGCTACGGCATCGGCCGGCTCCTGCTCGTCGACCCCGACCGGCTGATGTGGCACAACCTCGTCCGCCACGTACTTCCTCGCCGCTACGTCGGGCAGTACAAGGTTGATGCCCTCCGCGAGCACCTCGCCGACCACCGCGGCGACACCGAGATCACCGCCTTGCGGTACGACGTCGTCGACGACGCCGACCGCATCCGCGGCCTCTTCGACGAGACCAGCATCATCCTCTGTTGCGCCGACGGCGTGGCACCACGACGCACCACCAGCCACCTGGCCCGCCGCGCCAACAGGCCCGCGATCCTGGCCTGCGTCCTCGCTGACGGTGGAATCGGCGAGGTCATCCGACTGCGCCCCTGGCCTGACCAGGGCTGCCTCCTCTGCCGGCGGCAGGCACTCGCCGAGCACGGCGTCCTCGACCCCGAACCGGCGCTCGAAGCTGGCTACGGCACGGGAACACTGCACCGGCCCATGACCGCCGTCGGCTCCGACCTCTTCCTCGTCGGGGACCTCGCCGCCAAAGTCACCGTCTCGACCGCCCTAGAAACCGCGGGCAACTTTGCCCACCGTCTCCCTGGCGAACACCTCACGATCGGGCTGCAAGCCCGTCGGGGATGGACCGGTCCGTTCGACCTCGGCTACACCGGCAACATGCGATGGACGCCAGCAGTCCCACCCCGAGCCGACTGCCCAACCTGTGGCCAGCCGTGACCACGCCCATCCCCAAGAACATCATCCTCACCGCGTCAGCCATGTCCGTCATCGGGGAGGAAGCTCGTGCCTCAACCGACGGCCTGGGGACCGGCGGCATCCTGCTCGGCGCGGCGGAACCCGACGCTATCGTCGTCCGCCACGCCGGACGTCCCGGCCCGGACGCCATCCGAGGGCCTGACTTCTTCCAACGCGACCTTCAGCACGCGCAATCCTTCGCCAACCAAGCCTTCGCACTCGATCACAGCATCTGGATCGGGGAATGGCACACCCACCTCCACACACCACCGCGACCGAGCACCAGGGACCTCGCGACCTACCAGACTCTCCTCAGCGACCCGGAACTCGCATTCGACTACATTGTCGCGATCATCCTTGCTGACGACACGAAGGACTGGCATACGCCTCAGCTCACTGCATGGATCGTCACACCCACCCATGCGTGCGCCGCTCCCGTAGAGAGGGTGGTGAACAGCGAGACGAAAGATAGCTGAGGGCTGGAACACCGGAACTCCCGAACGCGACACGGACCGCGAAGCGCCCCGAAGATGCAGGTGATCGTCTGCGATCACGCCAACCTCGTCGATGACTGGTTCCAAGACTCCGTGAAGCACAACTGGCGAGGCGGCGAGAAACTCGTCCCTCTCGAATGGATCAATGGAACGATCTTCTCGTAATCGATCCGGCTCAAGTTCGTGGCCAGCGCGGCTAGATTGAGTCAACGATGATTGAGGAAATCCTCGTTGTCAACGGCCCGCGCTTTGGTATGCGCTCGTCAGACCTCGATCAACACGGCGACCACTATGTGCCCGAGCTTGTGCATCATGCGGCCATGGCGCTGACTCGCTCGGCGTCTCGTGGGACGCTGCCCAATTTCTGATCGCCGTGGGTCCGCGCCTGAAACTCAGAGCGCACGGCCTTGACCAGGTGCCGCGCCTGAGTCGCGCCTATGCGCAACAGAACACGAAGCGTGTCCGCCGAAATCGGCTTCTGGTGAGCGGCACGATGCTCAGTGTCCGGCTTCTCGTGCCAACTCCAAGAGCTCCTCTGGCGAACGCTTCTGCCGCGTCAAGCGGGGCCTATCATGGCCGGCCGTCTCTTCCCGCTTGGTCTCGCGGCCGACAAGACCGGCTTCCGGCTGTTCCCGCGCGAGCATCTCCGGCTGCCCTTCGGCAACCGCGCGACCCGTAGCCGTCGAGGAACTGCATTCACCGATCGCCCGCAGGAAGCCGGGGCCTACTTCAGCCCAACCGATCAAGAGAAGCGGGCCCACCGCGTCGAAGGCCGCCTTTCCGAACTCACCTGCGGCGACCGGGTCGGCCACGTTCAACGCCAACGTGACCACACTCGCGAAAATCATGAGCCGACGAGCCGGCCGCAATACCTCCACGGAAGCGCCCGCCAGCGCCAGGTGCCGAGCACCCAGCAGCAGGCCAAGGATCGACAGGTCGACCGCAGGTGCGACGAGCGGCGCGACCCAGACCGGGACTCCCAGCCGGAGGGCGAGGCTGAGTACGTTGCCGAAGCCGAACAGGAAGGTGAGGCCGACGACGACGCCCATGATCATGGTGACGGCCTTCACGACGACGGTGGCTATGTCCGAACCTGATCGCAGTGAAATAGCTACGGGCCGAGTCATCGAAGATCACCTACTTCGACGCGCGGACGCCCGTGGGTGTCTCGCGTGGGGATGCCGCGTTCGCGGAGCTTGTTGAGCACTGTGGTGTGGTTGACGCCGAGGTGGTCGCCGACTCGGGCGAGGGACCAGCCGAGGTTGTAGAGGTGGATGGCGTCGTCGATCTGCTCGGGCGTGAGGCCGCTTCGGCGCATCGGCACGCCGTGCCGGTGGAGGATGTTGCTGACGGCTCGCCGTTCGATGCCGAACCGGTCACCGAGTTCGTACACTGTCGCACCCGGACCGGTAGTCGGCGATCAGTTGTTCGACTTGCTCGGCACGGAGTTGCCGGGCCCGGCGAGGTCGGTCCCGCTTGATCAAGCTCGGCTCTGGGGTCTCGGGGCTGGGGAGCTTCACACGGAGCTCTTCCAGGGCCCTGACCTGGTCTTTTATCTTCGAGTAAGGTCCCCTAACATCCACGCCTCCGAAGCATCGGTAGCCCCTTCGGGTCGCTTGAACTGCCGTGTTGTGGTTCGAAGGGGCTACCGATAGGACCTCTCGAACTGTGGCACGGCCCGAACTCCGGCCGGCCACACGACCGGTTGCGCCGGCTCGGCCGCCACATCGTGAAGGGGCAGCGACCGCAGCCGACCTCGTTCCTGCGGCGCGAGACGCAATCAGGTCGGCAGAACGTCGTTGAGATCGTTCATGGGTGTGCGAACGAATGTTCAGTGCCGAGCAGCCGCGCATCCACAGTTTCCATGGGCGCGGGTCGTTGGCCGTGAGCTGGGTCCACAGTGCGGCGTTCATCGCGGAGAGGGTGTCAAGCTCTTGCGGTGTCGCGGTGGTCCACATGAACTTGGTGGCTGCCCGGTTTTCGGCGGTGGCTGGGTTGAGTCCGTCGGCGATAAGCGGTGGTGCTCGGGACTTTGTCAGCCGAGGATTGCGACGGGAGTTCTGGTGGAAGTCCAGCCGAGGATGGCGAAGGTCTGTCCGGTGAGGAAAGCGTGAATCCCGGCGGCTGGGTAGTCAATGAGGTCGGTGGGCAGGTTGTCGAGGGGGAGCCAGTTGATTGCGGAGCACTTGTCGGGTTCGCGGTTGACCGGTTCGCCGGTCCAGCGGGTGGTGAGGACGAACAGTCCGAGGCGGGGCTCGACGCCTGAGCCGTTGACGTGCAGGGTGTGGACGTGCTGGAGGTCGTCGGGGTCGATGGCGACGCCGATTTCTTCGTGGGCTTCTCGTGCTGCGGCGTGGAGGACGGATTCGCCGGCGTCGAGTTTGCCGGAGGGGAGGTGCCAGCGGCCGTTGAAGGTGGGGTTGGGGTCGCGGCGGCGGGTGAGCAGGAGGTTGCCGTTGTCGACGAGGAGGACGTGTACGTCGATGAGGTGTCGGTCGGCCACGCGGTGAGGCTACGCGGTGGCTTGTTCCGGTCGTGGGAGGCGGGCCAGTGGGGTCAGCTTTCGGGTGATGACCTCGACGAGCTGGTCCGTCGATGTGTGGGTGGTGTCGAGCTGGAGCAGGTTCTGGCCCTGTGTCTTGAGGTTCGTGGTGGCGTCGCGGTAGAGGGTTGCTTCGGTTCGGCTTGAGGTGAGGTCGGTGTGGAAGCGGCTGTGCGCGCCGCGGCGGCGGACGCGTGCTGCGGCGACGGTGGGGTCGGCGGTCAGGAAGATTGTGAGGTCGGGTCGGTCGGCTGCCGCGTTGAGGGTGTGGATGAAGGCGGGTGGCGCGTTGTCCATGGTTTGCAGTACGTAGGAGGAGGGGACGTAGCGGTCGCAGAGCACGATGCGTCCGGCGGCGCGGTGGGGCTGGATTTCGGTGCGGAGTTGGTGGTAGCGGTCGGCGGCGACGAGGCAGGCGAGGTCGTAGCCGCGGTAGGTGTCGGTTCCGTGCCGGGCGATTTCGCCGAGCTGGTTGCGGGAGGGTTGGGTGGTGGGGTGTACGGCGTAGCCGTCATGGTTGAGGCGCTCGGCGAGGGCGTGGGTGAGGGTGGTTTTGCCGGTTCCGGCGGGTCCGTCGACGGTGACGAACAGGCCCCGGTGGTGGTGAGTCATGCGGCTTTCCGGGCGTGTTGTTCGCGGGCGAGCGCGACGAGGTGGGTGCGGATGTAGTCGATGGGGGCGTCGGCGAGGGGAAGGTTGACGGAGAAGTTGAACTCGTCGCGCTCGCGGAGGGTGTCGTCCAGGCCGGCGTCGGTGAGGTCGACGTGGCTGTAGTTGAGCAGTTGATCTGGGGTGTAGCGGCCGGTGGCGAGCAGCTGGTGCCAGTTCGGGGTGCCGGGATACGGGCGGTATTCGAAGGTGGAGGCGCGGAAGGTGCCGGGCAGGTGCTCGGTGAGGTCCCACAGGTCGTGGACGAGGCGGACGGTGGTGTCGATGTCGTCGCGGGTTTCGGTGGGGAAGCCGAGGATGAAGTAGCCCTTGACGTTGATGCCGCGTTCGGCGAGCCGGCGGGTCACGGTGCGGGCCATGGCGGGGTCGATGCGTTTGTCGATGCGGTCGAGCATGCGCTGGCTGCCGGATTCGATACCCAAAGCGACTTCGCGTAAGCCGTTGCGCGCCAGCAGGTCGAGGGTGGTGTCGCTGGCGCGGTGCAGGACGTTGATCC
The window above is part of the Amycolatopsis thermoflava N1165 genome. Proteins encoded here:
- a CDS encoding SAVED domain-containing protein; this translates as MTGSERPGLPRLTVVGSADTSGGSQGGWALVTDGTAPLTVGGMVAGGFGVEAAKSFLADEPSGRWWFVLAFVAGLALVALGLWLRSRARRQVRVGIVVTATDARRGLAWAQQLDQQAETFSRSTCTVTLKTSIELPGGGVWDRQLVDALADETLSATTMAERLTPDAVRINLIPTMPLHVAFWFGARLGYTHAREVMVHAIRQADGAPAYFPATSLRAIDSSMEPLTVDRLEAIDEGDPNRAALALDLQGRGDQFFDQVVAACRQHGIGYLLRLRNASSRLAEDSSTFTGVVEQTCRAWREAPLPAGARTGRHAIFLSGPVAIAVALGARLASPEHGRWTAFTFDAASNTYEPFPAPASV
- a CDS encoding SMODS domain-containing nucleotidyltransferase is translated as MSLGAAFDAFQKQVDADSTQVKEARERRETFKSALGAESDVVEVWGSGSLRRSTHIGPKIHDLDLVVVFDLDEHPGWGEPGDSAADALDVLGGKVNKLLGATNGTVEKLVRIASPRNHAVKCFIDLPDDDDGFTVDAMPALKYNGALLIPEKNSSNWISANPQYLVEEVKKRNADWDYFLRMVRVLKAWRKRAEVEGKVKSLVMEVLALHYLPGGFSRPEALKRFFTAAATAVGNGPVMDPAGLCGEIQPKLDRIGLCESLLNAADLADQACDAADEGHTDDARKLWREVFGADFPAPQGKPKTSPALIVPAVAPRPIKDAPQG
- a CDS encoding ThiF family adenylyltransferase, with translation MTSTLLLLPRDGLRYLTTANAGTSGSIRFKRSETDDLLLISFIRTATAGYQLMLEPKAHPMNSGLTGGEGFWFRVPVELHEWWYGITRRGDYVGVPFDEFAKRLPKPLADPGAIGYVVLTYAPDADEPPWDETPISRLAAWWVTRTGVFGASVAVEPETTGIMQLHPHWPVADLSAVTVMVVGVGSIGGAAATALAGYGIGRLLLVDPDRLMWHNLVRHVLPRRYVGQYKVDALREHLADHRGDTEITALRYDVVDDADRIRGLFDETSIILCCADGVAPRRTTSHLARRANRPAILACVLADGGIGEVIRLRPWPDQGCLLCRRQALAEHGVLDPEPALEAGYGTGTLHRPMTAVGSDLFLVGDLAAKVTVSTALETAGNFAHRLPGEHLTIGLQARRGWTGPFDLGYTGNMRWTPAVPPRADCPTCGQP
- a CDS encoding Mov34/MPN/PAD-1 family protein, with protein sequence MTTPIPKNIILTASAMSVIGEEARASTDGLGTGGILLGAAEPDAIVVRHAGRPGPDAIRGPDFFQRDLQHAQSFANQAFALDHSIWIGEWHTHLHTPPRPSTRDLATYQTLLSDPELAFDYIVAIILADDTKDWHTPQLTAWIVTPTHACAAPVERVVNSETKDS
- a CDS encoding DUF3732 domain-containing protein, translated to MQVIVCDHANLVDDWFQDSVKHNWRGGEKLVPLEWINGTIFS
- a CDS encoding NUDIX hydrolase: MADRHLIDVHVLLVDNGNLLLTRRRDPNPTFNGRWHLPSGKLDAGESVLHAAAREAHEEIGVAIDPDDLQHVHTLHVNGSGVEPRLGLFVLTTRWTGEPVNREPDKCSAINWLPLDNLPTDLIDYPAAGIHAFLTGQTFAILGWTSTRTPVAILG
- the tmk gene encoding dTMP kinase, with the translated sequence MTHHHRGLFVTVDGPAGTGKTTLTHALAERLNHDGYAVHPTTQPSRNQLGEIARHGTDTYRGYDLACLVAADRYHQLRTEIQPHRAAGRIVLCDRYVPSSYVLQTMDNAPPAFIHTLNAAADRPDLTIFLTADPTVAAARVRRRGAHSRFHTDLTSSRTEATLYRDATTNLKTQGQNLLQLDTTHTSTDQLVEVITRKLTPLARLPRPEQATA